A window of the Planococcus citri chromosome 4, ihPlaCitr1.1, whole genome shotgun sequence genome harbors these coding sequences:
- the eca gene encoding transmembrane emp24 domain-containing protein eca — protein sequence MYFKYYITFLICICYLTKITESLYFHISETERKCFIEEIPDETTVLVHYKVELFDPRTNGFMPSQPGIGMHVEVKDPDEKTILSRVYSAEGRLSFTSHTPGEHILCLYSNSTKWVGGTQLRVHFDIQVGEQAIDYAQVAHQEKLPELNLRVRQLLGQVDQIMKEQNYQRYREERFRATSESTNQRVFWWSISQVIVLVCLGFWQMRHLKSFFEAKKLV from the exons atgtatttcaagtATTATATCACCTTTTTAATTTGTATCTGTTACCTTACTAAAATAACAGAAAGTTTATACTTCCACATCTCAGAGACTGAACGAAAATGCTTCATAGAAGAAATACCTGATGAAACTACAGTTCTAG TTCATTATAAAGTGGAATTATTCGATCCTAGGACCAACGGATTTATGCCTTCTCAGCCTGGTATAGGCATGCATGTCGAAGTGAAAGATCCAGATGAAAAAACCATATTATCAAGA GTTTACAGCGCCGAAGGTAGACTGTCATTCACTTCGCATACTCCCGGCGAACATATCCTGTGTTTATATTCAAATTCAACCAAATGGGTTGGAGGAACTCAATTA CGTGTCCATTTCGATATACAAGTCGGTGAACAAGCTATTGATTATGCCCAAGTTGCTCATCAAGAAAAATTACCCGAATTGAATTTACGTGTCAGACAGTTACTCGGTCAAGTAGATCAGATCATGAAGGAACAGAATTATCAAAGA TATCGCGAAGAACGATTCCGTGCCACGAGTGAAAGCACCAATCAACGCGTGTTCTGGTGGTCCATTTCTCAAGTTATTGTCCTCGTATGTTTAGGTTTTTGGCAAATGAGACATTTGAAGAGTTTCTTTGAAGCTAAAAAACTCGTTTAA